In one window of Myxococcales bacterium DNA:
- a CDS encoding tetratricopeptide repeat protein — MTSRTAAAERVGWILLALAIGLLCGPLGCASTRIGATLVLPPTTIVGDPTGRNRDIYDAYELFDRGDKAYVGAEWEKATLNYNKILKEYPDSEVAPLARYNLGLVNEQTGQWEKALRVYREFPNPPGRGVLIEEVRMRAGVCLVKLERYAEAEKEFESILSQFGVSPLIFNEARARLGIAAYYAGDEVLAEHHLEMALPENDRNLQRGIVHARAAYAEGYFIMGEIYYRRFAAVALGGEEAALALDLREKAEYLIAARDYYTQAVRTYEPLWITAALYKIGLGFEEFYRAVLAVPEPRDLPADERAGYREKLEKKLYPVLDKALTAYRRNLQLAADLGQNNQWVQWTREHYELLSRLTSQEEPKP, encoded by the coding sequence ACGCGAATCGGCGCGACGCTGGTGCTGCCGCCGACCACCATCGTCGGCGACCCGACGGGCCGGAATCGCGACATTTACGATGCCTACGAATTGTTCGACCGCGGGGACAAGGCCTACGTCGGCGCCGAGTGGGAAAAGGCGACCCTCAATTACAACAAAATCCTCAAGGAATACCCCGACAGCGAAGTGGCGCCGCTGGCGCGCTACAACCTCGGGCTGGTCAACGAGCAGACCGGCCAATGGGAAAAGGCCCTGCGGGTTTACCGGGAATTTCCCAACCCGCCCGGGCGCGGCGTGCTGATCGAGGAAGTCCGCATGCGGGCCGGTGTCTGTCTGGTCAAGTTGGAACGGTACGCCGAGGCCGAAAAGGAATTCGAAAGCATCCTCAGCCAATTCGGCGTGTCACCGCTGATTTTCAACGAGGCGCGGGCGCGGCTGGGCATTGCGGCCTACTACGCCGGCGACGAGGTGCTGGCCGAACATCATCTCGAAATGGCCTTGCCGGAAAACGACCGCAACCTGCAGCGCGGCATCGTCCACGCGCGGGCGGCCTATGCCGAAGGCTACTTCATCATGGGCGAGATTTATTACCGGCGCTTCGCCGCGGTCGCGCTGGGCGGCGAGGAAGCCGCGCTGGCGTTGGATTTGCGGGAAAAGGCGGAATATCTGATCGCGGCGCGCGATTATTACACGCAGGCGGTGCGGACCTACGAACCGCTGTGGATCACGGCGGCGCTTTACAAGATCGGCCTGGGCTTCGAGGAATTCTACCGCGCGGTGCTGGCGGTGCCCGAGCCGCGCGATCTGCCCGCCGACGAACGGGCGGGTTACCGCGAAAAGCTCGAGAAAAAATTGTACCCCGTGCTCGACAAGGCGCTGACCGCCTATCGCCGCAATCTGCAGCTCGCGGCCGATCTCGGGCAGAACAACCAGTGGGTGCAATGGACCCGCGAACATTACGAACTGCTCAGCCGGCTCACCAGCCAGGAGGAACCCAAACCATGA
- a CDS encoding DUF3108 domain-containing protein, giving the protein MKCGWRIALLPLIALLAWAAGSPAADFGTERLVYEFGWQNISAATATIAIDPATVAGVPGYKAVVQIQGKPKLDWIWRVRDKISVETTADKLACQRFFFEQREASFFLDTEIRRDPTANLLIGSRTRIIKNTRKALSPKDAPLDHYDPLSAILFLRRSPLSIGQQYNLKAFDGKRRHDLTYRVIGEERIKIGLGEFDTWKVQPRILRSTGNVQGSDVEKVRQLFLWVDKNPPHHVLRLESEAFVGHIYGELVQKN; this is encoded by the coding sequence ATGAAGTGCGGGTGGCGGATCGCCCTGTTGCCGCTGATCGCTCTGCTGGCGTGGGCCGCCGGCTCGCCGGCGGCGGATTTCGGGACCGAACGCCTGGTCTACGAATTCGGCTGGCAGAATATCAGCGCGGCCACCGCGACGATCGCCATCGACCCGGCGACGGTGGCCGGCGTGCCCGGCTACAAGGCGGTCGTGCAGATTCAAGGCAAGCCCAAGCTCGACTGGATCTGGCGGGTGCGCGATAAAATTTCGGTCGAAACCACCGCCGACAAGCTCGCCTGCCAGCGGTTCTTCTTCGAGCAGCGCGAAGCCAGTTTCTTTCTCGACACCGAGATCCGCCGCGATCCGACCGCCAATCTGCTGATCGGCTCCCGCACCCGCATCATCAAAAACACCCGCAAGGCGTTGTCGCCCAAGGACGCGCCGCTCGATCACTACGATCCGCTCAGCGCCATTCTCTTTCTGCGCCGTTCGCCGCTGTCGATCGGCCAGCAGTACAACCTCAAGGCGTTCGACGGCAAACGCCGCCACGATCTGACCTACCGGGTCATCGGCGAGGAACGGATCAAAATCGGCCTGGGCGAATTCGATACCTGGAAGGTGCAACCGCGCATCCTCCGATCGACCGGCAATGTCCAGGGCTCCGATGTCGAAAAAGTACGCCAGCTTTTTTTGTGGGTCGATAAAAACCCGCCGCACCACGTATTGCGCCTCGAATCCGAGGCGTTTGTCGGCCATATTTACGGCGAGTTGGTTCAGAAGAATTGA